One window of the Dermacentor andersoni chromosome 10, qqDerAnde1_hic_scaffold, whole genome shotgun sequence genome contains the following:
- the LOC126543614 gene encoding solute carrier family 22 member 13-like has protein sequence MISHVTDDVDHWCKPQAGFNISAADWKNIAIPIEADGRFSRRRIYERCMPPAEHGDSAEHRNIGAILTGADEWYNRCVQDTSDTRVVPCEEWDYDVRTPEASAVSSWNMVCDQRLLPATLVALHNAGAVVSLILAGAFVDYVGRRVILLYSAAAVMTCMVCTFAATNYVRYAAVRFLAGASVAVHTIFTCLIPFEVMTHAHRPQQVLLVAALGLALCEVWSVIIKPMVIDWRLKQVMFLAPTALLLPALSTARESPRWLVAKGRLDAAEAVMMQAAETNNTPLSVTACLVEKLREQMKNHASRDGSDTEDLVDYRSLRRRALAMFAVCFSISFVFYLDVFSTAQYNEFWIPCLTVVVTLTTYAGMHFLMTGVALVRVLSVCFLLTGAIQCALSVAVGTGYVMISKTLLVLSKGISNVILVHCFTYVLELFPSAVRAGVACWAFAFGRVAAMCATMTLILKPAGHEDLVFAVAGLFLFVSLLVIRLLPRTTVVEEARIVSRHSSYFTRMSMNYMKLTLVQRILRNKSKTGSVESSKSSSKKSGKSGGSKSPGSFNVSRRFRTEEIME, from the coding sequence ATGATTTCCCACGTCACCGATGACGTCGACCATTGGTGCAAGCCACAAGCCGGTTTCAACATCTCTGCAGCCGATTGGAAGAATATTGCCATACCGATCGAGGCCGATGGACGCTTCAGCCGCCGCCGCATTTACGAACGCTGCATGCCACCCGCTGAACACGGCGATTCCGCTGAGCATCGCAACATCGGCGCTATTCTAACCGGGGCCGACGAGTGGTACAACCGATGTGTACAGGACACCAGCGACACACGCGTCGTGCCCTGTGAAGAGTGGGACTACGACGTTAGGACGCCCGAGGCAAGTGCGGTGAGCTCTTGGAACATGGTGTGCGACCAACGTTTGCTTCCAGCCACCCTTGTCGCCCTGCACAACGCCGGCGCCGTTGTTTCCCTTATACTGGCCGGAGCATTCGTAGACTACGTCGGCAGGAGAGTCATACTACTGTACTCCGCCGCAGCGGTAATGACCTGCATGGTGTGCACCTTCGCGGCGACAAATTACGTGCGCTACGCTGCGGTGCGCTTCCTTGCAGGGGCCAGTGTCGCGGTACACACGATTTTTACCTGCCTCATACCGTTCGAGGTGATGACGCACGCGCACAGGCCGCAGCAAGTGCTCCTCGTGGCGGCTCTGGGCCTGGCGTTATGTGAGGTTTGGAGTGTCATCATCAAACCCATGGTCATCGACTGGCGTCTGAAGCAGGTCATGTTCCTGGCCCCGACGGCTCTCCTGCTCCCGGCTTTGTCTACCGCCCGAGAGTCGCCTCGTTGGCTCGTCGCGAAAGGAAGACTGGACGCGGCCGAAGCAGTCATGATGCAGGCTGCCGAAACCAACAATACCCCGCTTTCTGTCACTGCCTGTCTCGTGGAGAAACTGAGAGAACAGATGAAGAACCATGCAAGTCGCGATGGTTCGGACACGGAAGACTTGGTCGACTATCGCTCCCTCCGGCGTCGAGCGTTAGCTATGTTTGCCGTTTGCTTCTCCATATCTTTTGTTTTCTACCTCGATGTCTTCTCGACAGCGCAGTATAACGAATTTTGGATCCCATGCCTCACGGTTGTCGTCACACTCACAACATACGCGGGGATGCACTTCCTGATGACCGGCGTCGCACTCGTCAGAGTGCTCAGCGTGTGCTTCCTGTTGACGGGCGCCATTCAATGCGCGCTGAGTGTGGCGGTCGGTACTGGATACGTCATGATCAGCAAGACCTTACTCGTCCTGTCCAAGGGCATCTCTAACGTAATCCTTGTACACTGTTTCACCTACGTCCTGGAACTCTTTCCATCCGCAGTGCGCGCCGGTGTCGCCTGCTGGGCATTCGCCTTCGGGCGTGTCGCGGCCATGTGCGCGACAATGACCCTCATCCTGAAGCCAGCTGGACACGAAGACCTGGTGTTCGCCGTTGCGGGACTTTTCCTCTTCGTCTCCTTGCTCGTCATCCGGCTCCTTCCACGGACGACAGTGGTGGAAGAAGCACGAATCGTGTCCAGACACTCTTCATACTTCACCAGGATGTCCATGAATTACATGAAACTAACCCTCGTACAGAGGATATTACGCAATAAGTCCAAGACCGGAAGCGTGGAGAGCTCGAAGTCATCCAGCAAGAAGAGCGGGAAAAGTGGTGGCAGCAAAAGTCCTGGAAGTTTTAATGTGTCTCGTCGATTTCGAACCGAGGAAATCATGGAATGA